GCACAACAACTACCGCTGCCAGGGGGATGACAAATGGGTCTCCATCGGCATCAAGACGGAGGACGAGTGGCAATGCTTCTGTGAAGCCATCGGCAATCCGCCCTGGACGAAAGACGAGAAGTTCGCCGATAAGTATAGCCGCCTGAGAAATCAGGAGGAGCTGGACAGGCTGATCACCGAATGGACTGCCGCACACACCTATTACGAGGTCACGGAGATCCTCCAGAGGTTTGGGGTGGCAGCCGCACCCTGCCTGGACACCGAGGGCAGGTTCTTCGATCCCCACCTGCAAGAGAGGCGGACTTACCTGGAAGTAGAGCACCCCCTCACTGGCGTGGACTTCATCGCCAACTCAGCCTGGCGACTATCTGACAACCCGACCGAGATCCGGTCCCGTTCACCCCTACTGGGAGAACACAACAGCTACGTTTTCAAAGAACTCCTGGGCATGTCTGACGAAGAGATCGCCCGTCTGGAAGCCGAAAAGGTTATCTATTAAAGTCCTGACCACGCCTACCATAGCGGTGGCGTGATACATTTTCCCTGGGAACCCCGTTGCAGCCTTTCTATAATTATTGCTCGTTCTGATTGAAACCAGGCCGGTAAGAAGCCACCATGATGGAGAAGCTTGTCCAGGATGCCGAGAAGTTGGGGCTTGCCCTCTCCGCAGAGCAAGTCCGCCAGTTCCAGCTTTACTACGAAGAGCTGGTGGAGTGGAACAAGAGGATCAACCTGACCGCTATCACCGATTACGACGAGGTGCAGGTCAAACACTTTCTGGATTCCCTCACCCTTGTGTCAGCTTTGCAGGATATGCCCTGGGCGAAAGGGGAGTTCGCTCTTCTGGATGTCGGTACGGGGGCAGGGATGCCAGGCATCCCGATGAAGCTTATCCTCCCCAGGATAAGGCTGGTGCTTCTGGATTCGGTAGCCAAGAAGACGGCTTTCCTGAAGCACATTGTCGGCAAACTGGGTCTGGAGCATGTGGAGGTAGTCACCGGGCGGGCTGAGGAAGTCGCCCATCAGCCGGACTATCGAGAGAAGTTTGAGCTGGTGGTATCGCGCGCGCTGAGCAGGCTCTCCACGACGGCGGAGCTGACCCTGGCCTTCTGCCGCCAGGGCGGCTTTTTCATCGCCCAGAAGAAGGGGGCAATCGAGGAGGAACTGAGGCAGGCCGCCTTAGCGATCGACATCCTCGGCGGCAGGGTGAAAGATGTCAGAATGGTGGATTTGGAGTTGCTGGGGGGGCGCTCCCTGGTCATTGTTGAGAAAGTGTCTCCCACTCCGGATCGCTATCCCCGTCGCACCGGCGTACCGGCAAAACGACCCCTGTAAGGCGAATTCTCGCCGTTGAGGTTGTTTAGTGATGTCATTCTGAGGAGTCCGCTCCAGTGGACGACGAAGAAGCCCGGAGATTCTTCTCCGCCTGCGGCGGATCAGAATGACACGAATATGCTGATACACGATCTCTCTCTGGAAGCGGTTGACAAACGTGTTATCGCCTGCCAAAGTATGAATCAGCGACTGATGCTGCGTAAGCCAATGAGCCGAGCGATAGTCTTAGTTCTGTTGATTCTTGGTATCCTGGCCGCCTCCTGTGGTGGCGGCGGTGGGAAGCGAATTGGGACCGGCTACGGGCCTTCATGGTCGCCTGACGGTAGCAAGATTTTGTTTTACCAGAGGGGAATCTACATGATGGACCCTGATGGCAGCCATCGCACGGCGGTATTGCCCATACCTGATACTGCCGAGCCACTCAAGTTCGGCAACAACGCGTGGTCGCCCGATGGGAAAAGAATTGTATATGCGGTCGCGTCATGTATATTCACACTGGGGGTGGATGGGACCAATCCTACAAAGGTCTGGGGTGAGCCAAGTCCAATGGAACGGACTTCCGCTCCGTCCTGGTCGCCTGACGGTAGCGAAATCGCCTTTACCTGGCAGATCGCGGGAAGCGGCATATACGTGGTGGATATCGATGGGAGCAATGAAACCAGGCTGAGTCCCGAAGGAGTGGACGACTATTTACCTGCCTGGTCCCCTGACGGCAGCAAGA
This sequence is a window from Chloroflexota bacterium. Protein-coding genes within it:
- the rsmG gene encoding 16S rRNA (guanine(527)-N(7))-methyltransferase RsmG; its protein translation is MEKLVQDAEKLGLALSAEQVRQFQLYYEELVEWNKRINLTAITDYDEVQVKHFLDSLTLVSALQDMPWAKGEFALLDVGTGAGMPGIPMKLILPRIRLVLLDSVAKKTAFLKHIVGKLGLEHVEVVTGRAEEVAHQPDYREKFELVVSRALSRLSTTAELTLAFCRQGGFFIAQKKGAIEEELRQAALAIDILGGRVKDVRMVDLELLGGRSLVIVEKVSPTPDRYPRRTGVPAKRPL